In Nematostella vectensis chromosome 12, jaNemVect1.1, whole genome shotgun sequence, the genomic window GGATCCTGAAataacacaggaatcccaattACAGGGTCGTAAGTTTACCTTCTTGAGTGAGAACGAGGCTGTCTGTCCTCCCCGCACTTCCTTGACGGGCATTCGCTTGCGGTGAATACTTCTGATGGCGACCGGCTGAAACTGACCGAGAGGATCTGGGCCGAGCAGCAGAGTGTCGTTCAGTCGGATGATTCCTTTCATGCATGTCCCAGAGATCACAGTGCCGACGCCCTGCCAAGAGCAAACGAAAAACTCTCGAGTGAGCCACGGTCATTCATAGTAACAGTAATGCTTCATGTGAGAGTATGCGAGACAAGTGAACAAAAGGCAATTTATTGTAATACGAATTGGTACCGAGGCATTCATGAGAGGTTACTAAAACACAACAAGTGacattttcccgccaaaaccaCAGGATGCCCGGGTCTTACCGGTACAGAGTAGGTGTCGTCTATCTGGAATTCCGTCGGCTCCTCGTCTTTACTCTCCACTCGGACACTCAACAGATTAAGGAACATCTTCAGTAGGTCTAGATTCTCCCCGGTCACGTTGGACACTTGGAAGATCGGACACACCCTTCGATAAAGAAACATACGATcatcaaaatatttaaacCCCACACAACATTCAATTTGATCAAACTTGCAAGGGCGCTAGAAACAGAGGCACGTCGGGGAGTAACGCGGATTATGCAACGTAAGATGACCGGGTTTTCTAGTCAAACACGGAAAGCGCCTCGCAAACAAGGCACAATTCATTCgtggtttattatcagaatataaCCTAACAGCTCCGATCCTACCGCCCTTGTTTGTGTTTGTAATAGGCGAATTGCACTAAAAAAATCACGCggcaaactcgcgcgcgcTTATGTTagaaagtttctttgtcagaaagggcttattcTTACTGAagtatccttttttttatcgctctcTGGGGTAAAGGGCGCtgtcctttcttttttctttttgctttaATTGGCAACTCAAAAGCATGTGATTTCTTAGAGCAAGCCGCCTCTCGAGCTCTGTTGCTTCCCTAGGTTGTCGAATTATCGGGGAGTTCAGTGTGGTGAACTTAAAGTCTTGGATTACCTTTCTGATATAAAGTTAGTGGCCGAGACCACCACGTCGTCTTTGTTCTGAACCACGACTGGGATCTTACGGCAGCCAGGTGACTTGAGAATACGAGCAAGGAGCTTCATTGTCTCTTGTAGTACATTTGGTGGGCACATGTCTATTTTTGTGACGACCACAAACACTGGTACATTCAGGGCGAGAGCGAGGCCAAGGTGCTCTAAAGGAGAGATGAGATGGTTAACAATGGTAAATACAGGGTGAGGGCGAGACCAAGGTGCTCTAAAGGAGAGATGAGATGGTTAACAATGGTAAATACAGGGTGAGGGCGAGACCAAGGTGCTCTAAAGGAGAGATGAGATGGTTAAGAATGGTAAATACAGGGTTCGACCAAGGGGCTCTAGAAAGGGAAGCACAAAGCCTTTATCAAAACCCTAGTACATTCATGGGCGGGAGCTAGGTGCTCTATAGCAGCGATACAAAGTTCTTATTAAAACtcagtgtgtgtgtgtgtgtgggggggggggggatggggtctGTTGGATGAAAGTAAATATAGAATGGGAATTGGGGATTTGCGCTAAgatatcacgtgactgtttgggtggccaACTAGCGCGTACTCAGTCTTTTagaggcaaaataacagcaacaaaaatcaACTTTAAaacttatggaaaaaagccAGAATCCTTTCTTTCCTGAAaaggtttagtttcatttaaaattttatttttttgtccttctctggtgtgacgggtgCAGtaatttctgatttttttgtttgattgttttgtttttcatttgccacccagaaaggtcacgtgatctcttagcccGAGTCCCCTATTGCTTAAAAGCGGTAGTATGGTTTTCTTATAAACTGTTTGTAAGCAGGGCCATGACAGTTAGTGGGCccctgggggcatgtgccccctcccaaatatttttaaaaattataaggaaatgaccagtaggtcATTATCCAATATTTCGAGACTGCTACAGGAGTTGTGAAAAAAGTGCACTAATGGCCAATTATAGAGATAAAACTCCTAGATGGTGGTGGGATATGGGATACAGGCGTGTTCCTAGGATTGGCCAagggcagtcataggtatcatatagataaagcatagtatttgaagattccttaataagaaatgacccactttttgtcCGCCAAGGAGGGGTGGTGCGCACGCACCACCCTGTGTACGTGCATGGGGTATTTTTACCTTTGGTCATGCCAATGATTCCAGCATTAGAGCCTACCTATTAACCAATAACAATACAGCATGATGTCGAAGTAAGGGAGACAAACAAAGATGGTACACAGATTGAAACAACAATGAAAACTTCATTGAATGATCATGAATGACTTTATAGTGATGTAAACAGACTCTACATCCCAACAATTCTCATATAAGAAAGAAATACAATAAGAAGCAGACCTGGGATTTCTACCAGAGTGAAGCTGAGAGGGGATTTAAAATACATATAAGTGGAGGTAAATTTGAGGTActattttatactttttttgcttttttaccaAGCACAAACAAAATTAACAACCTATGATGAAACATAAAAGCTGTTTTTGAAAACTGTCAGCTTTCCTGACAGCATTTACTTAGGAAAGTGTGGAAATGTTACATAATTTCCAAAATTTATTCAAAAGGAGAGGTACCTCTTGGTCTTccattaattatttattaaataataattagattaattaattaaattaatgaaatttaattatatttatttattatttatttatcaattAAATAGTGAGAGCACTATACTCACCATAAGCATGGCAAAGTCTGGTACGTGACCGGTCATACCAAATATGGTTGTCTTAAGGTATCTCTCGTGGCCGGCAAGGTCAATGAATGTAATGACCTGAAGTGATAAAAAATGGATTCAGTGACATGCTAGGGAAAGCTGTTTCCTTATATTACTGAAAATCCAGGAGATTTTAGGCTTCAAAGACGTGTTCTATTCTTAGTAGGCTTAAAATGCAAAGTTGTTTCAATTTGAAGGCCAAAACCCAGATTATCTGGGGCAATTGATTGGTATTTGGTCTTTTTCACAAcacataaaacaaaaacaagcatATAGAAATGATCTGTCATTTCATTCTTTTAATTCTTACAGTGGCTACCTTTTAAATTCCCTCAGGTTGTTGAGAACAAAATTTACCTTGGAAGATTCTTTACATATCTTGGCCCAGTCAACATTTGCCCCTGATGTCAACACAATAATATCAATCATGCAAACTTGATATCAACAAAACATCTTCTGAAATACACAAAACTAGTCAGGACTGCATAAAAGGGTAAAACAATGAGGAAATAAATCAAACATAGGTTGGATTTTTATGTGAAACTTCTGAAAATAAAGTAGAAAATGTTTTAAGGCATCCTTTTTAATCTCTGGATCTAATAAAAGCTGGTCCGTGCTTTAAACATTGGCAAACTGCAACTTATTGTTCATTAATTTCATAATTTCTATATAGTATCTCTGGCTGTAACAcgtgaaaaatatataaataaaaatcttGTTGTTTCCTTTTAGCATTAACCCCTCTATCAGTTCCTCCAATGAAAGCAAACACAGTGCTCATTTATTCCCCTTCTTAATTCCTTGCTAATTGCAGGGTTGCAAcacataaaaacaaacaaataaacaacaaaagttGAATGTTGACGAGTGTTGTGTCATCTCACCATGCTGTTCTGCCTTGTTGACAACTTGTCCAGTGTTATCAAACCCAAGGATGTCATTGCCCACACTGCTCGTTCTCCCTGACTCCATTTCATGCTTGTGTCTGAACAGCCTCTGACGAGCAGTGCCACGCCCATTGTCGAGCTCCCCATGCGTCAGTACTCCTAGTAGGGTGCTTTTTCCTGCATCGACATTACCCACAACAGCCACCCTACCAGGGAAATATACAAGAGTaaagaaagtttaaaaaattttATCCATGACTTCTAGCCAGGACCAACCTGTAGATACTAGTGCTGCAGGTATGATCTTGTTTAATGACTTAACCAAGGAGCCAGAAAGACTGTACCCATAACTGTCCATCTCTGCAGCTAAAACAATGAGGCAAACAAAAAGGCTtaatgccttttttttattattttgtgatTTTGCTGCCAGCAATCAAAGTTTTTACCCCAGTATATATTCAATATTTTCTGGTCTTATTTATTCACATCTGCCTGTTAGATTTATGTGGTCTAAAGCTTTAAGCAtgggaattaggatactttgtcagcgatttctttataaaataaacaaaataaattcccAGTTTGGGTTATGTCGGATACTGAACtcagcaaataaaatatttccaaCCTTATAATCCAAAATGTCTCCTGCCTTCTGAGATAGCGAAATCCTTTTAGTTGCctcttgttatattttctatttctctGGTCTAAAAACCCTAGCAATCGTTGTTTTCAAGTCTCAAACAATGGTACTGTGTAACCATAGCCTCTTTAGTGTTGGTGACAAGCCCGAGTCCTCTCCGAACCCAACTTCATATctaggttctatataaaataagaagggagtgaaacaacgctcgattccattgttcaaaacctgcctagttacggccaagtttgtgatgttggtatgagacatgattgattgacagctcaCCTTCTAGATACAAAGTTATATACTGACTGCTTTTCTACCCTAGCCCCATAAAACTGTACCTGACTTCCATAAAGTCGTTCTCATCCATCCGCACTCTCACAAGGTACTCCCCCACTGTCCCTAGCTCTGCCGTCTTTTCCCTTAGCAGCATGGCATCCGCATTACAGGCCTCTGCAAGGGTCTTAAGGGTGGCAACTGATGCATGAAGATCCTCAGGGTCTAGACCGCTACTAGTGCCATCTGTTGGGGTGGGCAAATCTCATTTCAGTAGGACATCATATTTGAACACTTCTAACAGGCTAGAAAGaacattgtttttaaaaaggtTCAAGTGGGGTGGGTGTATGCAAAAACACCACTGAAAATGACAGGTGGTAAACCATCcaatccatttccattcaCTCATTCCCACCCACGCATTCccacatagctgtcaacccaacttggacagaaatcttgtgaaatcaggtgaaatacagtaaatatgtaaaaaaacaaaacaaggtaGACAATGTGGGTGAATACAGATAAATGCATGAACATTCTAAAAAAAttggcttgtgatgaggtttaaaatcttgtgacaccagCATAATCcaggtgagttgacagctatgactCGACCGTGTCTCGTTGCATACTTTATTGTTCATGACATGCTATGACATCATCTGTGCATGTATTAGAGGACAGATGCATGCAAAAAttagatctatttgttaattTTAAGCTCTGGGTCCACTGCTTTCTACCTTAGTTTATATGAGAGTTTCCGGATATTATCCTTGGTTTATATGAGATAAAAGATACTCGTCACCTCATGCAGCCATTTCTGGATTACGCTGGCCTATTATAACAGACTTACCACCTACGCCAACCTCATATATTGTCTCCCCATGCCCTATGCTCAAGCGCTGCTTCAGTCTGCTCAGGAGAACATCAAACCCAAGCTCATCTGGGCTGACAAGAGCAAGCTGCCAATGGAAGAAGATGAGACTAAGTATAGTGGAACCTGGCTAACAGCAAAGGAATGTTTGCTAGGACAGAATGTTGAATAAAGAACATCTACGAATAGAATGATTAAATCCATTTCTATATTTGTTACTTCAACAAATATGTCACATATCTATTTTCCACGGGTCACATATCTTTTCTCCATAAATATATGCCAGATATGTATCAAAATTCTGATATAGGGTATATTTCCCTGACAGATATGTCACATTAAGTTGCAACCtctgaaaatctcaaggcttgagaatttattgggggaaggggtggggtatattcattttttgggggaggggtgggttcgGAATTCCCTTGCTGGCTTTTGCCATATAGAAGGCTCTTGTGCACAAATCCACAAGGGTTTTAGATAAATTGCTCTCGtaagggaattttttttaattattcaaatagaaaatggaCAAAAGGTGGATTGCTAAAAAGCGGTAGATCTGGTGCTCAATGTGGGAGGGAGGGTctaaaatcttgagactcccgccttatgcgggagagttgacaggtatgtaagACATATGTGGCATATACCACTACCACATATTTCTGTTTAGTAAGGGCCCACCCATCCCCTTCTCCTCTGAGGTCCCAAAGTCTGATGGCTCTCTCGGTATCAAGTAATTCTTCCAGATAATAAATATTAGACACTTAAATAGCTAGCATACCCGAGGATCTCCCAGATCATGCTGCCCATTGACGTCCTCCTCCTCAAACAGTTCATTATCTGTATCAGGCGCAAAGAGGTTTGTTGCGCCATTAGTGGTCGCGCTGGGATCATGCACTGTCGAAGGAAGTTTTTCCTGAACATTGATGTTTTCTGTTGCTGCACTCATGATGGATGGCaatctttgtttttcaaagaaaatatctgtaaaaaattacaaataaaaaaataaaacagctgCTGTTGTTGGTTATGGTTATCATTATTTACAGCAATCTCCATGTTGGTCAATGAGAGTAGATGGCTTTAAATCTACGGAAGCTGTAACTTAATTTCTAAGCAAGACTTCACAGAATTTTTAAAtggtttttaaaaatgtttagtGTAAATTTATAGAGAACTCTTAATTCAAAATGTGCTTGTCATATCTATGTAGGTTTTAAGGATTGGGGTTGTTTTTGATTGAAAGGTTGCTATCAAAGGCCTTACATACATATTATCTTGTAGAAcattttttgtaaataatttttaGATTTTAAAATAGCATATTATTTGTACATTACGCAATTCAGCTATTTGGTTGCCATGTAATTATTACTAAAcaatctatctatctatccatctattTATCTTACAGCATCAAGCTTAATGCCTCAACTTCACTTCTTTGTAAGCATGTACACTATTGCCTCCTCTTACAAGAATCACAAACCTTTGGCAGATCTAAATCACAGTTAAAATGGAACAAACAGcccaaaacaagcaaaaacaaaataaaatattcttaTGTACCTAAACTATGAAAAAAGGTAGAAAGCTGAGCAACAGAATAATTACGCAAATAAATTAAGAAAGATTTATACAAACCTCTAAGATTCTCCTCTCTATTTAAAATATTCATCAAACATTAAACTCTATTTTGAATATCGTCATACTAATCACATACTGATATTAAGTCTTAGCTATGTTTAATGTTTGTTTATATACTTGCTCAAATTACAAAGGATTGCATCAGTTGGTATGTGAGAGGGACTGAACACTAGGCCTGGCCTTATTAGCCATCATTGCATCATTGACCAGCCCACTTGTTCCCATGGTAACCAAAGAAAAATACCCAGACCAGTCGCTGTATACAAGCACTGAATGCTCCAAAACAACCGAATATTGTAATTCAGACACAGCGAAGTGGGGAAACAACTAGCTCAacacacaacaaaacaaaaatttaaTCCCAAACTCTGTGGTGAGAGACAAAGGCACTACATAATGGCGCTCTACCAACTGcaacaccccctcccccccttaaaATTAAACTTAAATCAGCAGCTAGAACATCACAAGACATTCATATCTCATGGCTTCTATATGGCTTCTATTATACTAAGCAATTGGTAAACATATGAACCCTTGAAGCAAATTCTGATATGGTGCTGCCTTAATATTAGTTTACGCTTAACATAGAAGAAATTACACAGAGAtttgaattattatttttttttcagacaaTAGAATTAGCATGTTTTTAAACAGCTTATAAAAGTATACTTATCGTAGCTTGGTTAAATATCGTGTCATAAGTACCACACCTAGCAAAACTTGTAAGCATACGccaaatacaaagaaaataagttAGAACGCTTACTTCGGCAATTTAGAACACGTCCATTGATGCTCGCGTCCCGGATCTGCGCGGGAGGACAAAGAGGCGATCTCTTTAGCTTGTATGTGGGCTTCTAACGATTATAAATGGTCACCAATACACACCATGTAGCCAGAGAAGCTAATGCAACTTGGCGGGCTGTGATGTAATAGCCAAatccaaacaaaaacaaaacaatttccTCGGTAATTTCAACAAGATTTCATCACTTCAGCTTTTTTGAGCCTAGCGGGCGCGGGGGAGCCTGGGGACTAATTACCCCTTGTTTCCAGTCTCTCGAGGTTAGAGATGGATATTCGATTTTCGGCCTTCAAATTTGCGCATTTATCAGTTCAGATACGACTGAGTTATCCGATAACGCTCTTAAAAAATAATGGAACACATCTCTGGTTTAAAATTTTCTGGTCTTTGTTAAAAGTTTAAATTAATTTCGCGCGGCCCCAACTCACAGCGTACAAAATTTGTCAGCGGTTTTCAATCTACAATGACATAGCAAGAAATCTTTTGAGCGGGTATTTTCTGGCATATTTTATTTGGATGTTCCTGCTGATTTGAATTGTTATGGAGAATGGTTCAATTTATCACGAGAAACAAAACCTTATGTTGTGCGCCGTCCATGCGCTGAACAACCTTTTCCAAGACCCCAATGCGTTTAGCAAAAGAAGTCTTGATGATATTTGCTATTTACTTGACCCAAACTCCACTATCAATGCCCACAAGAATCCTTTGGGCCTCGGGAACTATGACGTCAATGTTGTCATGgcagctgtcaatcaaaaggGTTGCGAAGCTGTCTGGTTTGATAGAAGGATGTAAGTAGTTATTGAATTTGGGTGAGAGGGTAGAGCTGGGGAACAATACAAGGAACATTCAGTGTGGTAAAGGGGGTTATAGATCACATTTCATTGACTGAAAAATGTCCTTTTAAATTGTTATATCACATTTCACAGACGTCGAAATGGACAACTTCATGTTTCTCGAAAAATGGCCTGGCCAAATCTCATTTCACGAAAGTACCCTTCACCACCCTGAACATTAAGATAATGGTACAGCCATGCCCCTAATGGTCATTTACttataattttagaaaaaaaagactggGAAAGGAAAGTAGTGACCGTGATCTCTatttggttaaaaaaaatcacggGCCCATTCAGAACATAGAGGATAAGGACATAGGCCCCTTAGCAAGGGAGAAGAGATGTGATTCAAATACAGCCAAAACATAAACATGGCCTCTGTATGACTCCATGTGATAGGTTTCTGAAAAGTCCCCAAGCTTTATATCTTATTAAGCTCCTGAAAATGCATTTATATAGGTTCATACATATGTATAATTTCCTGGGTCTCCATCTGTTTTTCATAGGAATCCTGATTGTCTTGATTTAGACAACATCTTCGGCTTCATAATCAACACACCATCTGGTATGAATATAGCTGGGATTGGCCTTCCTATCAAACGGCCCCATTGGTATGGAGTAAGAAAGATTGGAACATGTTACTATAACCTGGATTCTAAACTTCCCTGCCCCAAGGATCTTGGAGATAATAATCAGATGATCCATTTCTTGAATGTCCTGTTGGCAACAGAGGAAAAGGCTCAGGTCCTGATTGTTGTAGAGAAAAAAATCTTTGAGAGcagaaattggaaaaaaagTCAGGGAGAATAGTTATTTTGAGTATGCAAATTTTAAATATACAAATATGTAGCCTAAAGATCAGAGagatttcattattttttaccATCCTTGTTAAAGAATGCTTATTTGCTTTGCCTTAATTTGttattgtctacaattgataATACAACAGTATGTCTGTTAGGCAACGTCCGGAAAATTACCTGATGAAAGTggactttttttaaactccATATTACATATTGACATCGTTACTGCAGCAGCGGCAGCAGAACAGTCCCAAaagctggggggggggggggggagtggctGGAGGGCTGGAGGGAGAGGTTTAAGTTGGCAAGGGGGGATGGCTGGGGAGGGGGTACCTGGGTTTGACATAGAATACAGATAAAAATGATACAtacagttaaaaaaaacattttagtatttcttttttcaagcAATCGATATATACATGTAACACTACTTTGGAACATGTTCAAACAAAAGGTTCATGCAAAAAATACATCCCCTCAGAAAAGTGTGTGTTTTTGTGGCCCCCATGAACTTGCCTGTCTACTGCCCCTGGGATGTCCGACCACATACTTTATATGTATAAAATCCAGGGTATAATATTGCAGTCATAAATACCCATATGGCCTAAACACCAGCACAAATATCAAAGTCAAATACTTGAGCATGGAATTTATGAAAGGAGTGACTACCAGTCTGTGATATTTATATGACCTATATAATTTTTAGTTCAGAGTTGTCTCGGCTGCTATGGCAACTGGAGAATACCCTTGACTGCTAATACATCTTCTATagacttaaagccgcattgtcaacAGTTTACTATGTTATATTGGatataaatgaatagaaattGATGCCATCTGCTTCAAAGGCCAATTGATAAATAACACCTTTATTCATTTTCTAACCACAACTACAATAGATCCTGATTAAGTTATGATATTTGGTGTATGTACACTTTTATTAAAACCTGgaaattcaaaaaaaaatcctataAATATCGCTTCCTTAAATAACTGAAACTTAAAATAATCTTATTTTTCCCAAGAAATATTTACATTTAACGCTATTGATAATTAAAATCAATAACTGAAAAGCaaaattttttcttgtttggaaCACGCGGCGCGCGTATGGCGCGCGGCTTGTTTGACCAAGGGAAAATGTTAGACTGTTGCTATGGAAACCACGCTATTATCCTTGGGTCGATTTGCGCACGCGCGCGCCAAAGATTCGATCGAACAGTTTGTTTTTCAGAGATTTGGCCTGCATCATTATTACTCAGATTTGAAGAGACATGTAATTACGCTTTGATCCTTGGATCCCGAGTGTGGCTTTTTGGCAAAATGTGACATGGGGTTGCCACTCTAGTGAAGAAATTTCCCTCTGGGCGACAATACCAAACAGCAAAGGCTGTTTAAAAAGAAAGGTTGTCTTCACGATGAAGACGGAAGCTCATTGGAGGCTGCTGATGGCCGTCCTAGTTCTTCAGTCAATAAACTCCAAAGATATACTAAAGCAAACTTCGGATCAGCTGAAATCAGCGTTTAATAGTATAAAACTCTGCGTCTGAGATGCCAGACAAGGAAGCCAGTCAAGTGCAGAGTTTAGTGGTTCGTATACTTTTCGAAGTCGAAATTGGTGTGTGTATGTTTGGCAAAGTTTATTGGCGCATTTTGATCTCGATATTTCTTCTAGGTTGCACTACGTGTAAGACCAATCAATGCCACGGAGCTGAATGTTTTAGGGTCCAGCGAAATCATTCACTGTTTGGACGAAAATGTAAGTTTTTAATTTCGTTAGCGCCGATGTGTGACAATGGTTCTAGACGCAGTGTGAACTATTTGCCTGTGGTCTTGTTTACTCAACTCTCGGGTATCGAGAACAAACCGTGGCCGTATATATGCGAAAtgaaattttcattataaaaagTAAATATTGCTGGCATTACTTTTATACTGATTTGCCTCAAACACAGAGATAAAGCTAGAAAATAATCGGGGTTTGTACCATTGTTTATCAAGATTTCGCACATTGTTTCGTATTGAAGTATGAGAAGTTCTCTTATACGCTAAGTGTCATTTCTCCTTTCCGGACTTGTTTCGAATTAACAGCTCATCTAGGAAGTTGCTGGCGATGCGAACAGCCCTATTTTTCGGCGACATACAAGTGTGATAAAAAGAATCCAAAGCATGATTTGGCGAATCTTCAATAAGAAAGGACACATTTTTTTTGGCTAATGCATAACCTAAGCCCCCATCTTGAAAAGCTATACCCTCCAGTGTCgaagaaaaagttaaaaaaaaaacaaacatatcCAAACCAGACAACAGCATGACATGGATTCAAGTAAGAAAATcatatttacttatttttcaGCTTGTTGTCTTGCGAGACCCCAATGAAGATACAGATGATATCCTGAGGGTGAACCGGTCACGTGAGAAGCAGTATGTGTTTGATCATGCATTCGGGCCTACTGCCAGCCAGGTATTCATTATAAAAAGTAGGGGATCGAGGTGGGGGAGAAGGCTACAGActtaattttttaaagaattctTATACAAGAGGAAAGTAAAATT contains:
- the LOC5509659 gene encoding GTP-binding protein 1, encoding MSAATENINVQEKLPSTVHDPSATTNGATNLFAPDTDNELFEEEDVNGQHDLGDPRLALVSPDELGFDVLLSRLKQRLSIGHGETIYEVGVGDGTSSGLDPEDLHASVATLKTLAEACNADAMLLREKTAELGTVGEYLVRVRMDENDFMEVRVAVVGNVDAGKSTLLGVLTHGELDNGRGTARQRLFRHKHEMESGRTSSVGNDILGFDNTGQVVNKAEQHGANVDWAKICKESSKVITFIDLAGHERYLKTTIFGMTGHVPDFAMLMVGSNAGIIGMTKEHLGLALALNVPVFVVVTKIDMCPPNVLQETMKLLARILKSPGCRKIPVVVQNKDDVVVSATNFISERVCPIFQVSNVTGENLDLLKMFLNLLSVRVESKDEEPTEFQIDDTYSVPGVGTVISGTCMKGIIRLNDTLLLGPDPLGQFQPVAIRSIHRKRMPVKEVRGGQTASFSLKKIKRSQIRKGMVMLDKRLKPQACWEFEAEVLILHHPTTISCKYQAMIHCGPLRQTATIVEMSKEHLRTADKAVVKFRFIKQPEYLKPDSRMIFREGRTKAVGTILRIDPDAHPPPQIAGKLKHRGPGRHGANAHVSGSTADAQRTKK
- the LOC5509641 gene encoding josephin-like protein; its protein translation is MENGSIYHEKQNLMLCAVHALNNLFQDPNAFSKRSLDDICYLLDPNSTINAHKNPLGLGNYDVNVVMAAVNQKGCEAVWFDRRMNPDCLDLDNIFGFIINTPSGMNIAGIGLPIKRPHWYGVRKIGTCYYNLDSKLPCPKDLGDNNQMIHFLNVLLATEEKAQVLIVVEKKIFESRNWKKSQGE